A region from the Colwellia sp. PAMC 21821 genome encodes:
- a CDS encoding LysE/ArgO family amino acid transporter, translating into MFSPLLQGLFLGGSMIIPLGAQNSHVLNHGIKKNHHFLAASICMLCDVVLIALGVFGGAKLIATSPTLVTVISWGGIVFLSGYAGLSFRQAWLNNYNKVQDKAGKTNKKPWLVIASTLAVTLLNPHVYLDTVLILGSVGGQFEGNEKIAFAVGTMLASMLWFYSLAGAAAKMSPWLSQAKVKRVIDILVGLVMCGIAWSLFNSL; encoded by the coding sequence ATGTTTTCACCTCTTCTACAAGGTCTTTTTTTAGGTGGCAGTATGATTATTCCACTTGGCGCGCAAAATTCTCATGTGTTAAATCATGGTATTAAAAAAAATCATCATTTTTTGGCCGCATCAATTTGTATGCTATGTGATGTGGTACTGATTGCATTAGGTGTATTTGGTGGTGCAAAACTTATCGCTACATCACCAACCTTAGTAACGGTTATTTCTTGGGGCGGTATCGTATTTTTATCTGGTTATGCAGGTTTGTCATTTCGCCAAGCATGGCTTAATAATTATAATAAAGTGCAAGATAAAGCCGGAAAAACAAATAAAAAACCTTGGCTAGTTATTGCTTCAACGTTAGCAGTAACGTTATTGAATCCACATGTTTATCTTGATACGGTACTGATATTGGGCAGTGTTGGTGGCCAATTTGAAGGTAATGAAAAAATTGCATTTGCAGTCGGCACCATGCTGGCTTCTATGCTGTGGTTTTATAGTTTAGCAGGCGCTGCGGCAAAAATGTCACCTTGGCTTAGTCAAGCTAAAGTAAAAAGAGTAATTGATATACTCGTTGGATTAGTCATGTGCGGCATAGCATGGTCATTATTTAATAGCTTATAG
- a CDS encoding Fis family transcriptional regulator has protein sequence MRKSDKKLDNQIVKALTQVCHSALDEIDGFKWLTHTVNFDKFPDSLKIVCVFDSNITLATYLKSSDNNGLASMISSSLADIGIELKNAKNQIELDSEENCTLYHGGNWRNRLA, from the coding sequence ATGCGTAAATCAGATAAAAAATTGGATAATCAAATAGTCAAGGCGCTAACTCAGGTTTGCCACTCCGCGTTAGACGAAATCGACGGCTTTAAGTGGTTAACACACACCGTAAATTTTGATAAATTTCCAGACAGTTTAAAAATCGTTTGTGTTTTTGACAGTAATATTACGTTAGCAACTTATTTGAAGTCATCTGATAACAATGGCTTAGCGTCGATGATTTCCAGTAGTCTTGCTGATATTGGCATTGAGCTTAAAAATGCTAAAAACCAAATAGAGCTAGACAGCGAAGAGAACTGTACGCTGTATCACGGTGGAAATTGGCGTAATAGACTTGCTTAA